In a single window of the Centroberyx gerrardi isolate f3 chromosome 17, fCenGer3.hap1.cur.20231027, whole genome shotgun sequence genome:
- the slc25a47b gene encoding solute carrier family 25 member 47-B has product MQFADFVAGSVGGACGVAVGYPLDTVKVRIQTQSKYRGVWHCIRSTCKNEGVNGFYKGMSMPVTTVSLSSSVVFGTYRNVLQCLRQRHGSPDAKPAKLDIFLSGLAGGVAQVSVMSPADIVKVRLQCQMVPYQGLSAEAPKPKYHGPIHCLLTIAREEGVLGLYKGAQALALRDGPSFATYFTTYNIICEQLSTPGQTQPEWKVVLLAGGLSGMCGWCIGTPMDLIKARLQMDWMGERRYRGFFHCITDSVRSEGPAVLFKGLTLNCIRAFPVNMAVFTMYEVVIRLLKPST; this is encoded by the exons ATGCAATTCGCGGATTTCGTTGCTGGTTCTGTAGGAG GGGCCTGTGGTGTGGCTGTCGGGTACCCTTTGGACACAGTGAag GTGAGGATTCAAACCCAGAGCAAGTACAGGGGAGTTTGGCACTGTATCCGCTCTACCTGCAAGAATGAAGGG GTGAATGGCTTCTACAAGGGCATGTCGATGCCGGTCACAACAGTGTCCCTCAGCTCCTCTGTGGTGTTTGGGACCTACAGGAATGTCCTTCAGTGCCTCCGTCAACGACATGGGAGTCCTGATGCCAAGCCTGCCAAGCTGGACATCTTCCTCTCAGGCCTGGCTGGAGGAGTTGCACAG GTATCAGTCATGTCCCCAGCTGACATAGTGAAGGTGCGTCTGCAGTGCCAGATGGTTCCCTATCAGGGATTGTCAGCAGAGGCCCCAAAGCCAAAGTACCATGGCCCCATCCACTGTCTGCTCACCATCGCCCGTGAGGAAGGGGTTCTGGGGCTGTACAAGGGAGCCCAGGCCCTGGCACTGAGAGATGGACCCTCCTTCGCCACCTACTTTACTACCTATAATATCATCTGTGAACAGCTGTCGACCCCAGGCCAGACCCAGCCAG AATGGAAAGTGGTGTTACTGGCAGGAGGCCTGTCGGGGATGTGCGGCTGGTGTATCGGAACGCCCATGGACCTGATCAAAGCTCGTCTGCAGATGGACTGGATGGGTGAGCGGAGATACCGAGGCTTTTTTCACTGCATCACAGACAGCGTGCGCTCGGAGGGGCCCGCTGTCCTCTTCAAGGGACTGACTCTCAACTGCATCCGTGCCTTCCCCGTCAACATGGCGGTGTTCACCATGTACGAAGTAGTGATTCGCCTCCTAAAACCCTCAACTTAA